The following are from one region of the bacterium genome:
- a CDS encoding DUF4390 domain-containing protein, with protein MSRAGAGWALGIALAAAALAAAAPALAAPALTLAAARLAGPELSVEIALTGFVDEKLQADLEAGLPAALLLRWRLWERRAGWPDRALADGLLREQLFYDLLEARYTLFDARGRPRARCADAAALAAALAAPRRLVFPLPAAVPAGRVPAPEIEARLEPLTREELQELERWLAGGESRGAGGLLGGLRGGPERLLRRLAGLSSRQASARCAVTAP; from the coding sequence ATGTCGCGCGCCGGGGCAGGGTGGGCGCTGGGCATCGCGCTCGCGGCCGCGGCGCTGGCCGCGGCCGCGCCCGCGCTTGCGGCGCCGGCGCTCACCCTCGCGGCCGCTCGCCTCGCGGGTCCTGAGCTCAGCGTGGAGATCGCGCTCACGGGCTTCGTCGACGAGAAGCTCCAGGCCGACCTCGAGGCGGGCCTGCCGGCCGCGCTGCTGCTGCGCTGGCGGCTCTGGGAGCGCCGGGCGGGCTGGCCGGACCGCGCGCTCGCGGACGGTCTCCTGCGCGAGCAGCTCTTCTACGACCTCCTCGAAGCGCGCTACACGCTCTTCGATGCCCGCGGCCGCCCGCGCGCCCGCTGCGCGGATGCGGCCGCACTCGCCGCAGCACTGGCTGCGCCGCGCCGGCTCGTCTTCCCCCTGCCGGCGGCCGTGCCGGCGGGGCGCGTCCCCGCACCCGAGATCGAGGCGCGGCTCGAGCCGCTCACGCGCGAGGAGCTGCAGGAGCTCGAGCGCTGGCTGGCCGGCGGCGAATCGCGGGGCGCGGGCGGCCTCCTCGGCGGCCTGCGCGGCGGCCCCGAGCGCCTGCTGCGCCGCCTGGCGGGGCTGAGCAGCCGGCAGGCCAGCGCGCGCTGTGCGGTGACGGCGCCCTGA